In Actinomycetota bacterium, the DNA window CGCAGCCGGATGTGAGCGCGCGGGGATGGGAAACCGCCCGGGCCGCTCAGCAGCGGATCCTTCAAGCGGTTTAAGAGGTTGTCTCTTGTTCGCCGGAAGGCGACGTAGCCATCGTTTCGCACGGCGCCGTAGGAACGCTTCTGCTGTGCGCGCTCAAAGGCGTCGAGATCGATTCGCGTGAAGACCAGCCTGGACAAGGTCATGCGTTCTCCTTCGACCGAAAGACGCGCGCCCTTCGACACGCATGGATCTCGATCGAGGACTTGTCTTAGGCATCTCTTCTGCCGTCCAGCCTTGTCGGATTTGGCTCCCAAGGTCTATGGCCGTCAAGGTCGCCGAAGCGCTCGGCATTCGACCTTGTGAATTTGCGGGGTAGCGCGCTAGCGGCATCTTTCGCTAATGCGAGTGGATCAGTCGCCGTGCACTCATGCAGGTCAGCGAAGTGACGCGGTGTTGGTCGAGCCTTGGACAATCGCACAACCATGGCATTCGATCCCTATTAGTGAGAGGAGTCGATTGGATCGGGCGGCGATCCGATCCGCCGGCCGGCTGGAGGCGGCCTGGATGATGGAGGACGACAAAGTCGGGGAGGTTCTCTCGACTTGCGTTGGACTCGCACTCGCGTCGGTGCAGGAATCGTACGAGGCCTGGGGGTTGCTGCTTGCGACCACCGACTTCGAATCCGAGCAGATACTGCAGGGCATGGCCATTCTGTTGGAGGTCGTGACGGCCCTGCTCATCTCGGAGACGGACACCCGCGGGAGTGTCGAGGACTGGCTCAAGCGATACGCGCTCCAACTCGCGAAGGGAGGAGTGAGGTAGAGGGAAGTCCTGCGGTTCTTTGACCGCGGGACAAGCGTGTTGGTACGGTCCCCCCGTCCCGAACGGCGCGTTTCGAAGGCGCCGTCTCGAGAGGTGGTCCGCCGGGGGAGACTGGATGGTCGGTGCGCTCGTCGCCCTTGCGGCGGCGGTTGTCAGCAGCACGGGACTGGTGTTGCTCAAGCGCGGGGTGGACGACATCTCTCGGGTCACGTGGAAGCCGAGCCGGCACGTCGCCCGTGAGTTCTTCCGCAGTCGCATTTGGCTGACGGGCTTCGTGCTCCAGTTGTTCTCGCTGGTCTTGTTCATCGCGGCACTCAACTTGGCGCCGGTGACGGTGGTGCAACCCGTCAAGAGCTCGGGCGTCTTGGTGCTCGTATTCCTTGCGGCGGTCTACCTGAAGGAGCGGATAACCCTCCGCGAAAGATTCTGCATCGCCTTGGTGGTGGCCGGACTTTGCATGCTGGGACTCAGCCTGTCTCGGGTGGAGGGAGTCCCGCCGGTGGTCGCTCACGGCCGCTTGGCTGCTTTCGGTCTGATCTCGCTCGCGGCCACCGGTCTGCTTCTGGGGATCGCGGTCGCGATGAAGCGCGCGCCGGATTGGGGAGTCGGACTCGGACTGATCGCGGGGGTGCTCTTCGGACTGTCCACGCTGGTGACCAAGGCGGTCACCATCGTGCTGGACCTGCACCCGTTCCTGAGCCTGCCGGGCCTGACGTATGTGGGGTTCATGGTCGCGCTGACTCTGTTCCCGTTCCTGCTTGAGCAGGCCGCCCTGCAGCGGGGCAAGGCTTCGACCGTGGTGCCGATAATCGCGGCGTTGGTGGCGACCTTGCCCGTGCTCGGCGGATTCTGGGTGTTTTCCGAACGGCTTCCCGAGTCGGCCCTGCAGCAAGCGGCGAGGCTGGGCGGCATCGTCGCGATCCTCATCGGGGCCGTGGCGCTGTCTCAGTTCAGTCAACCCAAGGTTGAGCGCGTGATCCACTTACCCGAGACGGCCGACGCGGTGGAGGTGAGTGGATGAAGAACGTGGCGCGCGCTTCTCACCTCGCGGCTTTCGTGGCCGCACTGGCTGCCGTCTTCGCAGGCGCGCTGCCCGGCGCCGCCGCTGGAAGTTCGAACATCGTGGTGCGCGCTGACGCTCCGTCCGGCGCATCGAACCAGAAACTCACCGGCGTGGGGTGGAACACGGGGACTCTTGACGGTGTCGCCGGTCTCGAGCCTCACCAAGTGCGTATCGACGCGTCTCTGCAGTCGGCCGCCCCATCGCTGGGTGTCCTCGATCTCACGCAAGTCAAGGAGCAGGTCGCCGCGGTGCGTGCGATCGGCGCCGAACCGCTCGTCGGTCTCTGGTACATGCCGCGGTGGTTGGGGGAGCCCCTTGCGGCGGGACGCGACCCGATGCTCGTCGCGCCCCACGACTTCGACGTATGGGAGGCGCTGATCCGCGACGTCGTGCGCGAATTGGCGACGGCGCCGGAGCCCGCGCTTCGGTTCGAGGTCTGGAACGAACCCGATAGCCCGATTTTCTGGCAGGACACGCCGGCGGCGTTCTACGAGGTGGCGATCCGCACTCACCGCGCGGTCGCGGCGGTTGCCACGGAGACCGGGTTGCCGCTTGAGATCGGTGGTCCGGCCGCTACCTTCCCCGACCCACCCTTCATGCTTGGCTACCTCGCGGCCCTTCGGAACGCCGGCGTGCCACTCGACTTCGTGTCGTGGCACTACTACGGTAACTACCCGTTCCTCGGTCCAGACGGCGCGGAGGCAACGATTCCCGAACCTGCGCGTCCGATTACGTTGGTCTGGGGTCAGCGCAATCCCGCAACCACGCCGGCGATCTACGGCGTCGGGGTGGAACTCGTGCGCGCGCTGACCGACTCGGCCCTTGCCGGGAGCGCCCTCGACCCGAGGTTGATGATCACGGAATGGAATCTCTCGGCAGGCGGTCACGATGTCCGCAACGACTCCAACGTCGGCGCAGCGTTCGACGCCGCAACCTTGATCGAGATGGAACGTTCAGGCCTGGACGCTGCCGACTTCTATCGCGCGTCGAACAGTCCGAGCGAGACCCGGCCCGGGGATTGGGGACTAGTGTGGGCGGACGGGTCGCCGAAGCCTGCGTGGTGGATCTTCCGGGCGTGGCTTGAGACGGCGGGCGAAGTTCTGCCGATCGAAGGTGACGATCCCGCCGGAGGCTTGTGGGCGCGCGCCACCGCATCGCCCGGTCGCATCGACGTTCTTCTGGCGTCGTTCGTCGCCACGGGCGGATCGGCGCGCGATGTGACCGTTTCTCTGGCGGGCGCGTGCGCCGGCTCCGCGGAGGTCCGGGCCCTAAGCGAAGCTTCCTCGGATCTCGCCGCCGCTACCGACGTGGAGGTTGGTCCGAACGGTCTGTCGCTGGTTCTTCCGCCTGAGTCTTTGACTTGGGTGCGGTTCTCGACCGGCTGCGCGTGACGTTTCGGCCGCCGCCGCGTTCGGCGACGCCTGTGGGAACCTGATTCAGATCTACCAGGAGTGACTTCGCGCGCGGCAGGGGATCGGGTCTTGCGCGGCGAACCTGATGCACACGCGCGCGCCTTGGCGCGCGCGCATCAGCCGGGTGCGAGGGAGGGTCATGAGGCTTTCAAAGATGAGTTCGGCGCGCGCGCCGAAGAGCGTGGTCGCGTCGGTGCTCGTGCTCGTGCTCGGGCTGTCCCTCGCGGGGCGCGCGGACGTGGGCGAGGTCGAGATCGCAAGCGGTCCGCTGACGGCCGTTGTGCGTCTCGATCCGTTCGGTGTTTCGTTTCAGCAAGACCGGGGAGAGGGCTTCACAGATATTCCATCTGACTTGCTCGGCCGGTACGGGACCCTCGGCTTCACCGTGGACGCGCGCGTGGACGCGCAGAGTCCGGCGGCCGGGTACGGGCTGTTTGCCGATGCGCCCGGTCCCTGGTTTCACGCCACGCGCGCGACGGAGACCGGCCCCGGCAAGTTCCTGGTTGCGACCGACGACCCCACCAGGACCTTCGACCTGATCGTTTCCGCCGGCGCGGACGGCGTCATGCAGGTGCGCGCGACGCTGAACAACGCTATCGGGGTCACCGCGACGGGTTGGTCGTTCGAGGCGGCCGAGGGCGAGCGTTTCCTCGGATTCGGCGAGCGCGCGAACGGAGCCGACCAGACCGGAAATATGGTCGAGACCTGGAACGAGGAAGGCCCGTGGTCGGGTGGATCCCTCAAGCCTGTGACCGATCCGGCGCTGGGCGATCGCTGGCAAGGTCCGACACCGTTCCCCGGTACGAACTTCTCGATGCCGTGGTTCGTCAGCAGCCGTGGCTACGGGTTCTTGCTGGACACCTCGTACCCGAGCCGCTTCCGCATGGGCTCGGATCGCAAAGACGCCTGGAACGTCGAGAGCCGCGATCCGGAGTTCGCCTTCCGCGTCTACGCAGGGCCGACGCCGGCGGACGTGGTTGCGCGCTTCAGCGCCGACGTGGGCCGTCAGCCCGAGCCCTCGGAGTGGTTCTTCGGACCCTGGTACCAGCCGTCGGGTTCGATCGGAGGATCGCTCGCGGCCAAGTGGCGCGACGAGTGGGACGTTCCGATGACCGTTGCCCAGACCTACACGCACTACCTGCCTTGCGGCGCGCAGGTCGGCAACCGCGACGCGCGCAAGGCCCAAACCGAGGCCTATCATGCGCTCGGATACAAGATCACGACCTACGTGAACTCCTTCGTCTGCATGGATCATCCCGAGGGCGCCTACGACGAGGGCGACGCCAAGGGGTACTTCATCAAGACCCGCGCCGGCACCACGTATCCGGTTCCGTATGCGGCTTACTACGACTCGCCCTGGCACGGGATCGTGGACTTCTCCAACCCCGACGCCGGCGAATGGTGGCGGGGGCTCATCACCCAGGCGCTCGAGGACGGTTACGACGGTTGGATGGAGGACTTCGGCGAGTACGTGCCGCCCGACGCTGTGATGTTCGACGGCCGTTCGGGCCTGGAGGCGCACAACGACTACTGCAACCAGTATCACGAAGCCTCCGATGTGCTGACGCGCGCCCGGGAGTTCGCCCAGTTCGTTCGCTGCGGCTACACGGGGTCGGCCAAGTACTCGCGCCTAGTGTGGGGCGGCGATCCGTCCGAGGACTTCTCCAAAGCCGATGGTCTGGCGGCCGCGGTGAGCCAGGGGATTTCCATGGGACTCTCCGGCGTCGCCTACTGGGGTAGCGACATCGGGGGCTTTCACGCGATCTTCACCGACCGCACCGACGCCGAGTTGCAGTCTCGGTGGCTTCAGTTCGGGGCGTTCTCCGGCATCATGCGTACCCAAGGCAACGGGTACCCGCGCCCCGGGGATTCCACGCCGCGCGCGCAGCCTTGGGACGACGACGTCCGCCCGATCTGGCGTAAGTTCGCCAAGTTGCGGACTCAGTTGTTCCCCTACATCTGGGACGCGGCGCAGGAGTACCGCAGCACCGGGATACCGATGATCCGTCACCTTGGGCTGGCGAATCCGGCGGATCAGGGGGCTTACTCGCCCGAGGCGGAGTACGAGTACATGTTCGGCCCGGACATCCTTGTGGCACCCGTGATCGAGTCGGGAGCGACCACCCGGGATGTCTACCTCCCGCCTGGGGAGTGGGTGGATTTCTGGCAGGCCGTTGCCTACGACGAGGCAACCGGGTCCTTCGATCGCGTGGGGTCGGCGACGACCGTCACGGGAGGCCGGGTGGTAAAGGCCGACGCTCCGCTGGATCGGATTCCGCTATTCGTGCGCGCGGGCGCATGCCTGCGACTGCTTCCGGCCGACGTGGATACGCTGGCCGATC includes these proteins:
- a CDS encoding TIM-barrel domain-containing protein, whose translation is MRLSKMSSARAPKSVVASVLVLVLGLSLAGRADVGEVEIASGPLTAVVRLDPFGVSFQQDRGEGFTDIPSDLLGRYGTLGFTVDARVDAQSPAAGYGLFADAPGPWFHATRATETGPGKFLVATDDPTRTFDLIVSAGADGVMQVRATLNNAIGVTATGWSFEAAEGERFLGFGERANGADQTGNMVETWNEEGPWSGGSLKPVTDPALGDRWQGPTPFPGTNFSMPWFVSSRGYGFLLDTSYPSRFRMGSDRKDAWNVESRDPEFAFRVYAGPTPADVVARFSADVGRQPEPSEWFFGPWYQPSGSIGGSLAAKWRDEWDVPMTVAQTYTHYLPCGAQVGNRDARKAQTEAYHALGYKITTYVNSFVCMDHPEGAYDEGDAKGYFIKTRAGTTYPVPYAAYYDSPWHGIVDFSNPDAGEWWRGLITQALEDGYDGWMEDFGEYVPPDAVMFDGRSGLEAHNDYCNQYHEASDVLTRAREFAQFVRCGYTGSAKYSRLVWGGDPSEDFSKADGLAAAVSQGISMGLSGVAYWGSDIGGFHAIFTDRTDAELQSRWLQFGAFSGIMRTQGNGYPRPGDSTPRAQPWDDDVRPIWRKFAKLRTQLFPYIWDAAQEYRSTGIPMIRHLGLANPADQGAYSPEAEYEYMFGPDILVAPVIESGATTRDVYLPPGEWVDFWQAVAYDEATGSFDRVGSATTVTGGRVVKADAPLDRIPLFVRAGACLRLLPADVDTLADLGAEVDGLVRLADVTQTRALDFGGCSG
- a CDS encoding DMT family transporter, which translates into the protein MVGALVALAAAVVSSTGLVLLKRGVDDISRVTWKPSRHVAREFFRSRIWLTGFVLQLFSLVLFIAALNLAPVTVVQPVKSSGVLVLVFLAAVYLKERITLRERFCIALVVAGLCMLGLSLSRVEGVPPVVAHGRLAAFGLISLAATGLLLGIAVAMKRAPDWGVGLGLIAGVLFGLSTLVTKAVTIVLDLHPFLSLPGLTYVGFMVALTLFPFLLEQAALQRGKASTVVPIIAALVATLPVLGGFWVFSERLPESALQQAARLGGIVAILIGAVALSQFSQPKVERVIHLPETADAVEVSG